In one Rutidosis leptorrhynchoides isolate AG116_Rl617_1_P2 chromosome 8, CSIRO_AGI_Rlap_v1, whole genome shotgun sequence genomic region, the following are encoded:
- the LOC139861497 gene encoding uncharacterized protein codes for MNSRKPISCLVYLSHIITFLFSSGFIVIFLATGTTISASYDGNETDHMALLSFKKMITRDPYGVLTSWNTSFHFCDWSGVSCGKRHRRVTALQLISQGLEGSLSPHVGNLTFLRKFILQNNSFKGTIPQDLGRLSRLRVLALQGNQFNGVIPTNLSRCSSLETLFLGRNQLVGSIPMEVSLLSKLTNLSLYENNLTGGIPSSLGNLTSMQIFSVNSNPLGGNIPDTLGRWNSLSYFLAGECKLYGTIPRSLYNLSFLTTLFLPMNQLSGTIPSDIGATLPDLDWLGLWENELSGYLPPSISNCSKLRILDIGINSFRGTVTIDFGKLSDISVISLADTNLHGRAQADEMKFIDSLKNCSKLKYFSIADCSFQGALPGSIGNLSDHFEILDLAGNMLSGNIPSEIGNLVGLNFLELSQNQFTGKIPSVIGKLQNLQYLGLYQNQLSGWIPDAIGNLSILETLYLHTNILEGHIPSRLGNCSQLSEMYLFDNKLSGNIPKEILQLSSLTLTLSLSHNNLSGSIPAEVGDLKMLTNLDLSDNRLSGNIPGSLGGCTSLTFLSLKGNLLQGMIPSSLISMRGLETLDLSYNNLSGEIPQFFERFSLQYLNLSFNDFEGEVPVVGVFANSSAFSVLGNRRLCGGLVELGLRKCKETKKHNGKKFPLFVILILIVAGLVSILGFVYVCCKRKRKDLVSQSSSINGRFLKVSYSQLLKATNGFSEANLIGKGGFSSVYKGTLDQDDKVVAVKVLHLQNRGADRSFTAECEVWRSIRHRNLLKIITSCSGVDFQGNDFKALVYEFMPNGSLHDWLHSSESYTSRLNIVQRINILINIAYALDYLHNHCIPSIVHGDLKPSNILLDEDMVAHVGDFGLARFLGTDLSLNSSFVIKGTIGYAPPESGLGNEMTSSGDIYSYGILLLEVMTGKKPTDDTFKDGLSLHNFAYMALPDHVNDIIDGELLNLHHEDYVNARSRLSNAKIIEECIALTVKIGVSCSVDSPSQRMNIKNVVHELQHILDAIQRI; via the exons ATGAATTCAAGGAAACCAATATCCTGCTTAGTATATTTATCTCATAttattacttttctgttttcttctGGTTTTATTGTTATATTTCTTGCGACTGGCACCACCATCTCAGCTTCCTATGATGGAAACGAGACCGATCACATGGCGTTGTTATCATTCAAGAAGATGATCACACGAGATCCTTATGGAGTTCTAACCTCATGGAACACCTCTTTCCATTTCTGTGATTGGAGTGGTGTTTCATGTGGGAAACGGCATAGAAGAGTGACTGCTCTACAACTGATTTCGCAAGGTCTAGAAGGTTCTTTGTCTCCTCATGTAGGAAACCTTACCTTCCTTCGTAAATTTATACTACAAAACAACAGTTTTAAAGGAACCATCCCTCAAGACCTGGGCCGTTTATCCAGACTGCGCGTCCTTGCTCTTCAGGGAAACCAATTTAACGGAGTCATTCCAACTAACTTGTCTCGTTGTTCCAGTCTTGAAACACTTTTCCTTGGTAGAAACCAGCTAGTTGGAAGCATACCTATGGAGGTTAGTTTGCTCTCGAAACTTACTAATCTTTCACTTTACGAAAATAACTTAACTGGTGGAATCCCATCTTCCTTGGGGAATCTCACATCGATGCAAATTTTCTCAGTTAACTCAAATCCTTTGGGTGGGAATATTCCGGACACCTTAGGCAGATGGAATAGTTTAAGTTATTTTTTAGCTGGAGAGTGTAAACTGTATGGAACGATCCCTCGTTCCCTTTATAACCTCTCGTTTCTAACTACTTTGTTCTTGCCTATGAATCAACTTAGCGGTACTATTCCATCCGACATTGGTGCAACGCTCCCAGATCTTGACTGGCTTGGATTATGGGAGAACGAACTCAGTGGATATCTTCCACCCTCGATATCTAATTGTTCCAAGTTAAGGATTCTTGATATCGGTATCAATAGTTTTAGAGGGACGGTGACCATTGACTTTGGAAAATTAAGTGATATTTCTGTAATATCCTTAGCTGATACCAACCTCCATGGACGCGCACAAGCTGATGAAATGAAGTTTATCGATTCGTTGAAAAACTGCAGCAAATTGAAGTATTTTAGTATTGCTGATTGCAGTTTTCAAGGAGCTCTTCCAGGATCCATTGGTAATCTTTCGGATCACTTCGAAATCTTAGATTTAGCAGGGAATATGTTATCTGGAAACATCCCTTCAGAGATAGGCAATCTGGTTGGATTAAACTTTTTAGAATTATCACAAAATCAATTCACAGGAAAAATACCTTCTGTTATTGGTAAACTTCAAAATCTACAATATCTTGGTCTATACCAAAACCAACTTTCAGGGTGGATCCCAGATGCAATCGGCAATTTATCGATATTAGAGACTctgtatttacataccaatatactCGAAGGCCATATTCCATCACGTCTGGGGAACTGTAGCCAATTATCAGAAATGTATCTTTTTGACAACAAACTAAGCGGCAACATACCGAAAGAAATTTTACAACTTTCATCGCTAACGCTAACATTAAGTTTATCTCATAACAATTTGTCTGGTTCAATTCCAGCTGAGGTTGGAGACCTCAAGATGTTGACTAATCTGGATTTATCTGATAACCGTTTATCGGGTAACATACCTGGTAGCCTTGGTGGTTGCACTAGCCTTACATTTTTATCCCTCAAGGGAAACTTATTGCAAGGCATGATACCATCATCGTTAATTTCTATGAGAGGACTCGAAACACTTGATCTTTCTTATAATAATTTATCTGGTGAAATTCCACAGTTCTTTGAACGGTTCTCGTTACAATATTTGAACCTATCCTTTAATGATTTTGAGGGTGAAGTACCGGTCGTAGGAGTGTTTGCTAATTCAAGTGCGTTCTCAGTTTTGGGCAATCGTAGGCTTTGTGGTGGCTTGGTTGAACTCGGTTTACGCAAATGCAAGGAGACGAAGAAACATAATGGAAAAAAGTTTCCACTTTTTGTTATTCTCATTTTGATTGTGGCTGGACTCGTGAGCATATTAGGTTTCGTGTACGTTTGTTGTAAAAGGAAAAGAAAGGACCTAGTGTCTCAATCATCCTCGATAAATGGGCGATTCTTGAAAGTTTCATACAGTCAGCTTCTCAAGGCTACCAATGGATTCTCAGAAGCCAACTTGATTGGTAAGGGTGGGTTTAGTTCTGTTTATAAAGGAACACTTGATCAAGATGACAAAGTGGTTGCAGTCAAAGTATTACATCTCCAAAACCGAGGAGCGGATAGAAGCTTCACCGCTGAGTGCGAAGTATGGCGGAGTATTCGACATCGCAATTTGTTGAAGATAATAACCTCATGTTCTGGTGTTGACTTTCAAGGCAATGATTTCAAAGCTTTGGTTTATGAGTTCATGCCCAATGGAAGTTTACATGATTGGCTTCATTCAAGTGAAAGTTATACATCTAGACTCAACATTGTTCAAAGAATAAATATTCTCATCAACATCGCATATGCACTTGATTATCTTCACAATCACTGCATACCGAGCATTGTTCATGGTGACTTGAAGCCTAGCAACATTCTACTTGATGAAGATATGGTGGCCCATGTTGGAGACTTTGGTTTAGCTCGATTTCTTGGAACAGATTTAAGCCTAAACAGCTCATTTGTCATCAAAGGAACAATTGGTTATGCACCACCAG AGTCTGGTCTTGGAAATGAGATGACAAGCAGTGGGGATATCTATAGTTACGGAATATTATTATTGGAAGTGATGACGGGTAAAAAGCCGACAGATGACACATTTAAGGATGGTCTTAGCCTTCATAATTTTGCTTACATGGCCTTACCGGATCATGTAAATGATATTATTGATGGTGAACTTTTAAATCTTCATCATGAGGATTATGTCAATGCGAGAAGTAGGCTTTCAAATGCAAAGATTATAGAAGAATGCATAGCTCTAACTGTGAAGATTGGAGTATCATGCTCTGTTGATTCCCCATCTCAACGGATGAATATCAAAAATGTTGTCCATGAATTGCAACATATTTTGGATGCTATTCAACGTATTTGA